From Daucus carota subsp. sativus chromosome 6, DH1 v3.0, whole genome shotgun sequence, the proteins below share one genomic window:
- the LOC108225030 gene encoding beta-amyrin 28-monooxygenase has protein sequence MELFYAPLLSLFVLLVSFSFHYLFYKNKPSLTGGLPLPPGNTGWPLIGESYELLSSGWKGHPESFIFDRLAKYKSNIFRTSIFGEPAAVFCGAACNKFLFSNENKLVEAWWPDSVNKVFPSSQQTSSKEEAIKMRKMLPGFLKPEALQRYISIMDKIARNHFESGWDNKDEVLVFPLSKTYTFSIACRLFVSIEEPSQVAKLLEPFSAIASGIISVPIDLPGTPFNKAIKSARLVTAMLDKIIKQRKVDLAEGKASPTQDILSHMLLTSDESGKFMGESEIGDKILGLLIGGHDTASSACAFIVKYLAELPEIYQGVYEEQMEIAKSKAPGELLKWEDIQKMKYSWNVACEVLRLAPPLQGSFRNVLTDFSYNGFSIPKGWKIYWSANSTHINSDVFPDPLKFDPSRFEGSGPAPYTFVPFGGGPRMCPGKEYARLEILVFMHNLVKRYKWEKVIPDENIIVNPMPIPAKGLPVRLFPHKLVA, from the exons ATGGAGCTCTTCTATGCGCCTCTCCTCTCCCTCTTCGTTCTTCTCGTCTCCTTCTCATTTCACTACCTCTTCTACAAAAACAAACCCAGCTTGACCGGTGGACTCCCGCTCCCACCGGGCAACACTGGATGGCCTTTGATCGGAGAGAGCTACGAGCTTCTCTCGTCAGGATGGAAAGGTCATCCAGAATCATTTATATTTGACCGTCTGGCCAAATATAAATCCAACATCTTCCGAACCTCCATCTTCGGAGAGCCGGCCGCAGTCTTCTGCGGCGCAGCCTGTAACAAATTTTTATTCTCCAATGAGAATAAACTAGTCGAGGCATGGTGGCCCGACTCGGTCAACAAAGTATTCCCTTCCTCTCAACAAACCTCTTCCAAAGAAGAAGCCATCAAAATGAGAAAAATGCTCCCAGGCTTTCTCAAGCCCGAAGCGTTACAACGATACATTAGCATCATGGATAAAATCGCACGAAACCACTTCGAATCCGGCTGGGACAACAAAGACGAAGTTCTAGTCTTCCCCTTGTCGAAAACGTACACGTTTTCGATCGCGTGCCGGCTCTTTGTGAGTATCGAAGAGCCTTCTCAAGTTGCGAAGCTCTTGGAGCCGTTCAGCGCCATTGCTTCCGGAATCATATCGGTGCCGATAGATCTCCCCGGGACCCCATTCAACAAGGCCATAAAATCGGCGAGACTTGTTACAGCAATGCTTGACAAGATTATAAAGCAAAGGAAGGTTGATTTGGCTGAGGGGAAGGCTTCTCCAACACAAGATATATTGTCGCATATGTTGTTGACGAGTGATGAAAGTGGGAAATTCATGGGGGAATCTGAGATCGGTGATAAAATATTAGGGTTGTTGATTGGAGGGCATGACACTGCGAGCTCTGCATGTGCATTTATTGTCAAGTATCTAGCCGAATTGCCTGAGATCTATCAAGGAGTCTACGAGG AGCAAATGGAGATTGCGAAATCAAAAGCTCCCGGAGAATTACTCAAGTGGGAAGACATTCAGAAAATGAAATATTCGTGGAATGTTGCTTGTGAAGTGCTCAGACTGGCACCACCACTCCAAGGCTCTTTCAGAAATGTGCTCACCGATTTTTCTTATAATGGCTTCTCAATCCCTAAAGGCTGGAAG ATTTACTGGAGTGCAAATTCAACCCATATAAACTCGGATGTGTTTCCCGACCCACTGAAATTTGATCCGTCGAGATTTGAGGGGTCGGGACCAGCGCCCTACACTTTTGTGCCGTTCGGCGGAGGACCTAGAATGTGTCCCGGAAAAGAGTATGCAAGATTGGAGATACTGGTGTTCATGCACAATCTGGTGAAGAGGTACAAATGGGAGAAGGTCATTCCTGATGAGAACATTATTGTCAATCCCATGCCAATTCCAGCCAAGGGACTCCCAGTTCGCCTGTTTCCTCACAAACTTGTAGCCTAG